One Lysinibacillus sp. OF-1 DNA segment encodes these proteins:
- the lysS gene encoding lysine--tRNA ligase: MKQVSNNIEELNDQLLVRRQKMTTILENGQDPFGSRFERTHLSTEVREQFADQTKEQLEENLQEVVIAGRIMTKRGKGKAGFAHIQDLGGQIQIYVRQDHVGEEAYELFKQADLGDIVGVRGNVFRTQVGELSVKAEGFTFLTKALRPMPEKFHGLQDVEQRYRQRYLDLMTNEDSKKTFITRSKIIRAIRNYLDNSGYLEVETPMLHTIAGGAAARPFITHHNALDMELYMRIAIELHLKRLIVGGLEKVYEIGRVFRNEGISTRHNPEFTMIELYEAYADYQDIMSLTENLIAHVAQEVLGTTTVQYGEDEINLAVGWKRVHMVDAVKEATGVDFWQPMTKEQAQALAKEHGVEVKDVHEVGHIINEFFEQKVEETLVQPTFVYGHPVEISPLAKKNPEDERFTDRFELFIVRREHANAFTELNDPIDQRQRFEAQLAEKAAGNDEAHEMDNDFIEALEYGMPPTGGLGIGIDRLIMLLTNSPSIRDVLLFPTMRHITK, translated from the coding sequence GTGAAACAAGTGTCAAATAATATAGAAGAATTAAATGATCAACTTTTGGTGAGACGCCAAAAAATGACGACAATACTAGAAAACGGACAAGACCCTTTCGGAAGTCGTTTTGAGCGTACACATTTATCAACAGAAGTGCGTGAGCAATTTGCAGACCAAACAAAAGAGCAGCTAGAAGAAAACCTTCAAGAGGTTGTTATTGCGGGTCGTATTATGACGAAACGTGGTAAAGGAAAAGCTGGCTTTGCCCATATTCAAGATTTAGGTGGCCAAATTCAAATTTATGTTCGTCAAGATCATGTAGGCGAGGAAGCATATGAATTATTTAAGCAAGCAGACTTAGGAGATATTGTTGGAGTGCGTGGAAACGTATTCCGTACACAAGTTGGAGAGCTTTCAGTAAAAGCGGAGGGCTTCACGTTCCTTACAAAAGCACTTCGTCCTATGCCAGAGAAATTCCACGGCCTACAGGATGTTGAGCAACGTTATCGCCAACGTTACTTAGATTTAATGACAAATGAAGATAGTAAAAAAACATTTATAACTCGTTCTAAAATCATCCGTGCAATCCGTAATTATCTAGATAACTCTGGATATTTAGAAGTAGAAACACCAATGCTTCATACGATTGCTGGTGGTGCAGCTGCTCGTCCATTTATTACGCACCACAATGCACTAGATATGGAACTATATATGCGAATCGCAATCGAATTGCATTTAAAACGTTTAATAGTTGGTGGTTTAGAGAAAGTTTATGAAATCGGTCGTGTATTCCGTAACGAAGGAATCTCTACACGTCATAACCCTGAATTTACAATGATTGAGCTATATGAAGCATATGCTGATTATCAAGATATCATGTCACTAACTGAAAACCTTATTGCACATGTTGCGCAAGAAGTTCTTGGTACAACGACAGTTCAATATGGAGAAGATGAAATCAACCTTGCAGTAGGTTGGAAACGAGTACACATGGTAGACGCTGTAAAAGAGGCAACAGGTGTAGACTTCTGGCAGCCAATGACAAAAGAACAAGCGCAAGCACTTGCAAAAGAGCACGGAGTAGAAGTGAAAGATGTTCATGAAGTGGGTCATATCATTAATGAATTCTTTGAACAAAAAGTAGAAGAGACTCTTGTACAGCCAACATTTGTATATGGTCATCCAGTAGAAATTTCACCTCTTGCGAAGAAGAATCCAGAGGACGAGCGTTTCACAGATCGTTTTGAGCTATTTATTGTTCGTCGTGAGCATGCAAATGCCTTCACAGAATTAAATGATCCAATCGACCAACGCCAACGCTTTGAAGCGCAATTAGCAGAAAAAGCAGCTGGTAACGATGAAGCACATGAAATGGACAACGATTTCATTGAAGCGTTGGAATACGGTATGCCTCCAACAGGTGGACTAGGTATTGGTATTGACCGTTTAATCATGCTTCTTACAAATTCACCATCAATTCGTGATGTATTATTATTCCCAACAATGCGTCATATTACAAAATAG
- a CDS encoding LytTR family DNA-binding domain-containing protein encodes MNNELKSFGNDISQQYILMLQDWVPANSSIAIAVEHSYIYFHSGHQDIQLKIGQQVMPGSIAEQVLRTHKKTDAILDNSLFNTPYYGIGYPISIQDKPAALVVILPSTFTMKKAEPFQFLTGKQEEEWNPVAISKISHIESLQKKTWFYVDKEQFKTGITLKELQLRLPPYFIRIHRSYIVNIHFIKKMARDLTSNFIITLTDGSELPVSQSYINNLRSALEF; translated from the coding sequence ATGAACAATGAGTTAAAATCTTTTGGAAATGATATTTCACAACAGTATATTTTAATGTTGCAGGACTGGGTTCCAGCGAATTCATCCATTGCAATTGCTGTTGAACATTCTTATATTTATTTTCACTCAGGTCATCAAGATATTCAGTTAAAGATAGGTCAACAAGTAATGCCTGGGAGTATTGCAGAGCAAGTGTTACGCACTCACAAAAAAACAGATGCCATATTAGATAATTCTTTATTCAATACGCCCTATTATGGCATTGGCTATCCCATATCCATTCAAGATAAGCCAGCTGCATTAGTTGTTATCTTACCATCCACATTCACTATGAAAAAAGCAGAGCCATTCCAATTTTTAACGGGGAAACAAGAGGAGGAGTGGAATCCAGTAGCAATAAGTAAAATATCTCATATAGAAAGTCTGCAGAAAAAAACTTGGTTTTATGTAGATAAAGAACAGTTTAAAACGGGGATTACACTAAAAGAGCTGCAATTAAGGTTGCCACCATACTTTATTCGTATTCATAGATCCTATATTGTAAATATACATTTCATAAAAAAAATGGCCCGAGATCTAACATCAAATTTTATTATTACATTAACCGATGGAAGTGAATTGCCAGTGAGTCAATCCTATATCAATAATCTTCGAAGTGCTCTTGAATTTTAA
- the aceA gene encoding isocitrate lyase: MSTRQERIEALEKQWAENPRWAGIERTYSAEEVVKLQGTVIIEQTLAQKGATRLWNSLREEPFINALGALTGNQAVQQVKAGLKAIYLSGWQVAADANLSGQMYPDQSLYPANSVPAVVKRINQALQRADQIDHAEGRVDQFDWFAPIVADAEAGFGGPLNVFELVKGMIEAGAAGVHLEDQLASEKKCGHLGGKVLLPTQNAVRNLVAARLATDVMGVDTILIARTDADAADMVTSDIDPRDAEFITGERTPEGFFRTKAGIKQAIARGLAYAPYADLIWCETSKPSLEEAREFAEAIHAEFPGKMLAYNCSPSFNWKANLSEEEIAEYQRELGKLGYKFQFVTLAGFHALNHSMFELAHDYKDNGMAAYSKLQQAEFASESKGYTATRHQREVGTGYFDEISQVISGGTSSTTAMAGSTETEQFV, from the coding sequence ATGTCAACTCGTCAAGAAAGAATCGAAGCTTTAGAAAAACAATGGGCTGAAAACCCACGCTGGGCTGGTATTGAACGCACATATTCAGCTGAAGAGGTTGTTAAATTACAGGGCACTGTGATAATTGAACAAACATTGGCGCAAAAAGGTGCTACTCGACTTTGGAATTCGTTACGTGAAGAACCATTTATTAATGCATTGGGGGCATTAACAGGTAATCAGGCGGTACAACAAGTAAAGGCTGGATTAAAGGCTATCTATCTATCAGGCTGGCAAGTGGCTGCGGATGCAAATCTTTCTGGTCAAATGTATCCTGACCAATCGTTATATCCTGCTAACTCTGTACCAGCAGTAGTAAAAAGAATCAACCAAGCACTTCAACGTGCCGATCAAATTGATCATGCTGAAGGACGTGTCGATCAATTTGACTGGTTTGCACCAATCGTAGCAGATGCTGAAGCAGGTTTTGGTGGTCCTCTAAACGTATTTGAGCTTGTAAAAGGCATGATTGAAGCTGGTGCAGCTGGTGTGCACTTAGAAGATCAATTAGCTTCAGAAAAGAAATGTGGACATCTAGGCGGTAAAGTTTTACTGCCAACGCAAAACGCTGTTCGTAACTTAGTGGCTGCTCGTTTAGCAACAGACGTTATGGGCGTAGATACAATTTTAATTGCGCGTACAGATGCCGATGCTGCGGATATGGTTACTTCAGATATTGATCCACGTGATGCGGAGTTCATAACTGGTGAACGTACACCTGAAGGTTTCTTCCGTACAAAAGCAGGTATTAAACAAGCAATTGCTCGTGGTTTAGCTTACGCACCATATGCAGACTTAATTTGGTGTGAAACTTCTAAACCATCACTAGAAGAAGCTCGTGAATTTGCTGAGGCCATTCATGCAGAGTTCCCTGGTAAAATGCTTGCATACAACTGTTCACCATCATTCAACTGGAAAGCAAACCTTTCAGAAGAGGAAATTGCAGAGTATCAACGTGAGCTTGGTAAGCTAGGTTATAAATTCCAGTTTGTAACATTAGCAGGTTTCCATGCACTAAACCACTCTATGTTTGAGCTTGCACACGATTATAAAGATAATGGTATGGCTGCATATTCTAAGCTGCAACAAGCTGAGTTTGCTTCAGAATCAAAAGGCTATACAGCTACACGCCACCAACGTGAGGTAGGTACTGGATACTTTGATGAAATTTCTCAAGTTATCTCTGGAGGTACTTCTTCTACAACGGCAATGGCAGGTTCAACTGAAACTGAACAGTTTGTATAA
- the aceB gene encoding malate synthase A: MEQATTGKLKIVGEQNEQTKEVLTPEALEFVLALHKNFDARRKELLNARQERQNRLDTGEKLDFLPETKGIREGDWTIAPLPKDLQDRRVEITGPVDRKMVINALNSGAKMFMACFEDASSPTWENMIGGQINMRDAINKTIEFTQASNGKTYTLNTETAVLLVRPRGLHLLEKHVLVDGEPISGSFFDFGLYLFHNAKNALAQGTGPYFYLPKLESHLEARLWNDIFVFAQDYIGIPQGTIKATVLIETILAAFEMDEILYELREHSAGLNCGRWDYIFSYIKRLRNQADVILPDRGQVTMTVPFMKAYTSLCIQTCHKRNAPAMGGMAAQIPVKNDDEANAVAFAKVAEDKRREATEGHDGTWVAHPGMVATAMEQFDAIMTTPNQIHKKREDVHVKAEDLVAVPEGTITLEGLRINCSVGVQYIASWLRGNGAAPINNLMEDAATAEISRTQVWQWIRHPKGILDDGRGITLAFVLEILEEELVKIKEAVGEQAYNSGRYEEAAELFKSLIEQDEFAEFLTLPGYEKLA, translated from the coding sequence ATGGAACAGGCAACGACAGGTAAGCTTAAAATTGTTGGAGAACAAAACGAGCAAACGAAGGAAGTTTTAACACCTGAAGCTCTTGAGTTTGTTCTTGCCTTGCATAAAAATTTTGATGCTCGTCGTAAGGAGCTGTTGAACGCTCGCCAGGAAAGACAAAATCGTCTTGATACAGGAGAGAAACTGGATTTCTTACCAGAGACTAAAGGTATTCGTGAAGGTGATTGGACAATTGCACCACTTCCAAAGGACTTGCAAGATCGCCGTGTCGAGATTACAGGTCCTGTTGATCGAAAAATGGTGATTAATGCTTTAAACTCTGGTGCAAAAATGTTTATGGCTTGCTTTGAGGATGCATCCTCTCCAACGTGGGAAAATATGATTGGTGGTCAAATTAATATGCGTGATGCTATTAATAAGACGATTGAGTTTACGCAAGCCTCCAATGGTAAAACGTATACATTAAATACTGAAACAGCAGTGCTGTTAGTTCGACCGCGAGGCTTACATCTGCTTGAGAAGCATGTGCTTGTTGATGGAGAGCCGATCTCAGGGAGTTTCTTTGATTTTGGGTTATATCTATTCCATAATGCGAAAAATGCACTAGCACAAGGTACTGGGCCATACTTCTATTTACCGAAGCTTGAAAGTCATTTAGAGGCTCGTCTATGGAATGATATCTTTGTGTTTGCCCAAGATTATATTGGCATCCCACAAGGGACTATAAAAGCTACTGTTTTGATTGAAACGATTTTAGCAGCGTTTGAGATGGATGAAATTTTATATGAGCTACGTGAACATTCAGCTGGTCTGAATTGTGGCCGTTGGGATTATATTTTCAGTTATATTAAACGTCTTCGCAATCAAGCTGACGTTATTTTACCAGATCGTGGCCAAGTAACGATGACTGTACCTTTCATGAAGGCTTATACGTCTTTATGTATACAGACATGTCATAAGCGAAATGCACCAGCAATGGGCGGTATGGCCGCACAAATTCCTGTTAAAAATGATGATGAGGCGAATGCGGTGGCATTTGCAAAGGTTGCAGAAGATAAACGTCGTGAGGCAACAGAGGGACATGATGGTACTTGGGTAGCACATCCAGGTATGGTGGCAACTGCAATGGAGCAATTTGATGCTATTATGACAACTCCTAACCAAATTCATAAAAAACGCGAAGATGTACATGTAAAGGCAGAAGATTTAGTAGCTGTACCAGAAGGGACAATTACGCTTGAAGGTCTTCGTATTAACTGCAGTGTTGGTGTACAGTATATTGCTTCATGGCTTCGTGGTAACGGTGCTGCACCTATAAATAACTTGATGGAGGATGCTGCAACAGCAGAAATCTCTCGAACACAAGTATGGCAATGGATTCGTCATCCTAAAGGTATTTTAGATGATGGACGTGGCATTACGTTAGCGTTTGTCTTAGAGATATTGGAAGAAGAGCTTGTGAAAATTAAAGAGGCTGTTGGGGAACAAGCCTATAACAGTGGTCGCTATGAAGAAGCTGCTGAACTGTTTAAATCTTTAATTGAGCAAGATGAGTTCGCGGAATTCTTGACACTTCCAGGGTATGAAAAATTAGCATAA
- a CDS encoding O-methyltransferase produces MTELNVWKNVDDYFMDKLLPENEHLDAVLQANKEAGIPEIDVSPTQGKLLYLLAKIKGAATILEIGTLGGYSSICLAQALPKEGKVVTLEINEEYALVAQQNIERAGYKEQVEIILGNALDSLPNLKKAGHLFDFIFIDADKPNNPAYLKWALKLAHPGAIIIADNVVRNGAVTDEISEDERVRGVQQFIDLLKEEPRIEATAIQTVGVKGYDGFVLAIVN; encoded by the coding sequence ATGACAGAGTTAAATGTTTGGAAAAATGTAGATGACTATTTTATGGATAAGCTTCTACCAGAAAACGAACACCTTGATGCTGTACTACAGGCTAATAAAGAAGCAGGTATTCCAGAGATAGATGTATCCCCTACTCAAGGGAAACTATTATATTTACTAGCTAAAATAAAAGGAGCAGCAACTATTTTAGAAATTGGCACACTTGGTGGCTATAGCAGTATTTGCTTAGCGCAGGCTCTTCCTAAAGAAGGGAAAGTAGTGACTTTAGAAATTAATGAAGAGTATGCCTTAGTCGCTCAACAAAATATAGAGAGGGCTGGCTATAAGGAACAGGTTGAGATCATTTTAGGAAACGCCTTAGATTCATTACCAAACTTGAAAAAAGCAGGCCATTTATTTGACTTTATTTTTATTGATGCCGATAAGCCTAATAACCCCGCTTACTTGAAGTGGGCGTTAAAACTAGCTCATCCAGGCGCCATCATCATCGCGGATAATGTAGTTCGTAATGGTGCGGTAACTGATGAAATTAGTGAAGATGAACGTGTCAGAGGCGTACAGCAATTTATAGATTTACTAAAAGAGGAACCTAGAATTGAAGCAACAGCTATACAAACAGTTGGTGTGAAGGGGTATGACGGCTTCGTACTAGCCATTGTAAACTAA
- a CDS encoding LysR family transcriptional regulator has protein sequence MNSHSLKLFYQVATTGSFTKAAEILCISQPAVSSQMKRFEHELGVQLFKQQGRGVVLTEVGEALAEKAQNFIALEQHIETFIENYRLAKAGNLHIVATYLPANFLIPKWAATFKAANEQVDLMITTTNTKDAFEQLINYKADIAIYGGGMSERPKEIEWDELYEDELWFVVSPNHRFAYQSITLVEMFQEPFIMREEGSSMREHLFSLCQTYQVKPPKIALQFNGINETIRSVMAGYGANFISSLAVREYVESGQLARVYVKDIHAIKHKIAICTRNNEKQNMLVQKFIETIRNSPI, from the coding sequence ATCAACAGTCATAGCTTAAAATTATTTTATCAGGTTGCTACTACAGGTAGCTTCACTAAAGCTGCAGAGATCTTGTGTATTAGCCAACCTGCCGTTTCAAGTCAAATGAAGCGATTTGAACATGAACTAGGAGTCCAATTATTTAAGCAACAAGGGCGTGGTGTAGTACTAACAGAAGTTGGTGAAGCTCTAGCAGAGAAAGCTCAAAATTTTATTGCTCTTGAACAGCATATTGAAACATTTATCGAAAATTACCGTTTGGCGAAAGCAGGGAATTTACATATTGTGGCTACCTATCTGCCTGCCAATTTTTTAATTCCAAAATGGGCAGCTACTTTCAAGGCTGCAAATGAACAGGTGGATTTAATGATTACAACAACCAATACGAAGGACGCTTTTGAACAACTAATAAACTATAAGGCGGATATTGCGATATATGGTGGAGGAATGTCTGAAAGGCCGAAAGAAATCGAGTGGGATGAATTATATGAGGATGAGTTATGGTTTGTTGTGTCTCCAAATCATCGCTTTGCATATCAATCCATTACATTGGTTGAAATGTTTCAGGAGCCTTTTATTATGAGGGAAGAAGGGAGCTCGATGAGAGAGCATCTGTTTTCGTTATGTCAAACATACCAAGTGAAACCACCGAAAATTGCCCTCCAATTTAATGGCATCAATGAAACAATTCGCTCGGTCATGGCAGGCTATGGTGCAAACTTTATTTCTTCCCTTGCAGTTCGAGAGTATGTAGAGAGTGGCCAATTGGCAAGGGTTTATGTAAAGGATATACATGCTATTAAACATAAAATCGCTATTTGTACGAGAAATAACGAGAAACAAAATATGCTTGTGCAAAAATTTATTGAAACAATTAGAAATTCCCCAATTTAA
- a CDS encoding GntR family transcriptional regulator, whose product MFIQIEPQSDVPIYEQVTRQIIEGIARGEMKPGDTLPSVRGLAADLGVNMHTVNKSYHELEAKGIIVIRPKSGAIISSTEERALSPEQLRQIEKNLKPVVAEGMVLGATVEQIEHMMKKVFADLQIPAEGV is encoded by the coding sequence ATGTTTATTCAAATAGAGCCACAATCAGACGTACCGATCTATGAGCAGGTGACACGTCAAATTATTGAAGGTATTGCAAGAGGCGAAATGAAACCAGGCGATACCCTACCATCTGTGCGAGGGTTAGCTGCTGATTTAGGTGTGAATATGCATACTGTTAATAAGAGCTATCATGAATTAGAAGCGAAAGGAATTATTGTTATTCGACCGAAATCAGGAGCTATTATTAGTTCAACTGAGGAGAGAGCTTTGTCACCTGAGCAGCTACGACAAATCGAAAAGAATTTAAAGCCTGTTGTAGCAGAAGGAATGGTGCTCGGCGCAACAGTAGAACAAATTGAGCACATGATGAAAAAGGTATTCGCTGATTTGCAAATTCCAGCAGAGGGAGTGTAG
- a CDS encoding DUF1648 domain-containing protein, whose protein sequence is MLLGVFTTIYIMTLAMQMMVPYIVRETIVFGVTVPDQHIKHLALAKLKKQYVQLVGGSGIVFLIIMLMCYNRLASSESTQSIVLLSCLFSMLTVSMVLYWINHHKVSTLKRQEQWGVNIKQVRAVDLTARSRDAMIPWTFFAVPIGIAVFLIIYTLLHYDLMPNDIAVHWGPSGEADAWRNKTYFTAISLPLVMLMMQCMMWGITDSIKRSAIKLAVNRKAESLEDQLKTRKYMSWKILLMSYALTILLTVLQLSNIYPSMIVGYKLLPVFILFLAVVLGSLFIYILKKRKHRVRYEDNVDSQVMDVDEDRYWKGGLIYMNRQDPSVFVEKRFGVGWTMNLANPRGYIVIGLPFLLLLLISIFSL, encoded by the coding sequence ATGCTACTGGGTGTTTTTACAACAATCTACATCATGACATTAGCTATGCAAATGATGGTTCCTTATATTGTAAGGGAGACTATTGTTTTTGGGGTTACTGTACCTGATCAGCATATTAAGCATCTCGCATTAGCTAAGCTGAAAAAACAGTATGTTCAATTGGTAGGAGGCTCAGGCATAGTATTTCTAATCATTATGTTGATGTGCTACAATCGTCTAGCTTCTTCTGAATCCACTCAAAGTATCGTTTTACTAAGCTGTTTGTTTAGTATGCTTACCGTAAGTATGGTGCTGTACTGGATAAATCATCACAAGGTATCAACGTTGAAAAGGCAGGAGCAGTGGGGCGTAAATATTAAACAAGTACGAGCGGTTGATTTAACTGCTCGAAGCCGTGATGCAATGATTCCTTGGACATTTTTTGCTGTGCCTATAGGGATAGCGGTGTTTTTAATCATTTACACATTGCTCCATTACGACCTAATGCCAAATGATATAGCTGTACATTGGGGACCAAGTGGAGAAGCAGATGCTTGGAGAAACAAGACTTATTTTACGGCTATTTCGCTGCCGCTTGTTATGCTAATGATGCAATGTATGATGTGGGGAATTACTGATTCTATTAAACGTTCTGCTATTAAATTAGCTGTAAACCGCAAAGCTGAATCGTTGGAAGATCAGCTAAAGACTCGAAAATACATGAGTTGGAAAATATTGCTGATGAGCTATGCCTTAACCATTCTATTAACGGTTTTACAACTAAGCAATATTTATCCTTCCATGATTGTTGGCTATAAGCTATTACCAGTATTTATTTTATTTCTAGCTGTTGTGTTAGGTTCACTATTTATTTATATTTTGAAAAAGCGTAAACATAGAGTGCGTTATGAAGATAATGTTGATTCACAGGTAATGGATGTAGATGAAGATCGTTATTGGAAAGGCGGCTTAATTTATATGAATCGACAGGACCCTTCCGTTTTTGTAGAGAAACGTTTTGGAGTAGGTTGGACCATGAACCTTGCAAATCCAAGAGGTTATATTGTTATTGGTTTGCCTTTTCTTTTATTACTGTTGATTTCCATATTCTCGTTATAA
- a CDS encoding response regulator transcription factor, whose translation MQILVVDDDAHILQLVTIYLTREGYQVLCAENAQQALALLEGNLPDLAVVDVMMPGMDGFTLTETLTQDYDIPVLLLTAKGELEDKERGFLAGSDDYVVKPFEPKELLFRIAAILRRLDKKNQVTFQVGKLVIDRRSFEVVIGEDTLILPLKEFELLALLASRPHQVFTRSYIMEQVWGYDYEGDEQTLNTHVKRIRERLNRYDTAVEITTVRGVGYKLEETT comes from the coding sequence ATGCAAATTCTTGTTGTCGATGACGATGCTCATATTTTACAGCTAGTTACTATTTATCTCACAAGGGAAGGCTATCAGGTACTATGTGCAGAAAATGCACAGCAGGCATTAGCCTTACTAGAAGGGAATCTGCCTGATTTAGCTGTTGTCGATGTGATGATGCCGGGGATGGATGGTTTTACATTAACCGAGACTTTAACGCAAGATTATGACATTCCTGTTTTATTATTAACAGCGAAAGGCGAGCTTGAGGATAAAGAGCGTGGCTTTTTAGCAGGATCAGATGATTATGTTGTAAAGCCTTTTGAGCCAAAGGAATTATTGTTTCGTATAGCAGCTATTTTACGGAGATTGGATAAGAAAAATCAAGTAACTTTCCAAGTAGGCAAATTAGTGATTGATCGTCGAAGCTTTGAAGTTGTCATAGGAGAGGATACACTTATATTACCTTTAAAGGAATTTGAACTACTTGCTTTATTGGCATCACGCCCTCACCAAGTATTTACGCGAAGCTATATTATGGAGCAAGTATGGGGCTATGACTATGAAGGAGACGAACAGACGTTGAATACTCATGTGAAGCGAATTCGTGAAAGATTAAATCGCTATGACACGGCTGTTGAAATCACAACCGTAAGAGGTGTTGGCTATAAGCTAGAGGAGACAACATGA
- a CDS encoding HAMP domain-containing sensor histidine kinase, whose protein sequence is MKTLYSKFVVTTMLVMIGSLCIGFLATNTYYHQVVKEKNDAKNVNIAKDIVHYIETAKPEDLNNYLKTLGEIGYQIYVTSGEEGYFFGGDYRDKTLSASVVDHVLQGETYHGMRDFPKETFVTGFFANELINTVGVPFTYENKPYALFIRPDIRLLFSEVHTILAGLMLVMTVLSLLAMLLFAKALIRPITKLTAATQQLAHEKFDTVLDIDSADEIGQLAVSFNRMTEKLQENDRIRKEFISNVSHDFQSPLLNIQGYVDLLKNPLLTEQERQEYAAIIELETKRLSTLTKQLLLLTSLDQSTRIVKREPYRLDEQLRETVRKYRWQIEEAQLQIAYKLEPISYAGDAGLLQNVWDNLLTNAIKYNVEGGQIHLQLQKKSTSLEILVEDNGMGMTTDQLAKVYDRFYRADASRTKQGTGLGLAIVKQIVELHGGTIQMESTMHVGTKVYIHLPVLS, encoded by the coding sequence ATGAAAACTTTATACAGTAAATTTGTTGTGACGACGATGCTAGTGATGATTGGTAGCCTATGTATTGGTTTTTTAGCAACGAATACGTATTATCATCAAGTGGTAAAAGAAAAGAATGATGCAAAAAACGTAAACATAGCAAAGGATATCGTTCATTATATTGAAACAGCGAAGCCAGAGGATTTAAATAATTATTTGAAGACACTGGGTGAAATTGGCTATCAAATATATGTAACATCAGGCGAGGAAGGGTATTTTTTTGGTGGAGACTATCGTGATAAAACATTGTCAGCATCTGTTGTTGACCACGTTTTACAAGGAGAAACCTATCATGGTATGCGAGACTTCCCTAAAGAAACCTTTGTGACAGGATTTTTCGCTAATGAATTGATTAATACAGTTGGTGTGCCATTTACGTATGAAAACAAGCCATATGCATTATTTATAAGACCTGATATTCGCTTATTATTTTCGGAAGTGCATACGATACTTGCAGGGTTAATGTTGGTTATGACAGTACTGAGTTTACTAGCAATGCTATTGTTTGCTAAAGCATTAATTCGTCCGATTACAAAGCTAACGGCGGCAACTCAACAGCTTGCGCATGAAAAGTTTGATACGGTGTTAGATATTGATAGTGCAGATGAAATTGGTCAATTAGCTGTAAGCTTTAATAGGATGACCGAGAAATTACAAGAAAATGATCGTATACGAAAGGAATTTATTAGTAATGTATCGCATGATTTTCAGTCGCCTTTGTTAAATATTCAAGGCTATGTTGACCTCCTGAAAAATCCGCTGCTGACTGAGCAGGAAAGACAGGAGTATGCAGCGATCATCGAGTTGGAAACAAAGCGCTTATCTACATTAACCAAGCAATTATTATTACTAACATCTCTCGACCAATCGACAAGAATCGTAAAACGTGAGCCGTACCGATTAGACGAACAATTGAGGGAGACTGTGCGAAAATATCGCTGGCAAATAGAAGAGGCACAGCTTCAAATAGCCTACAAGCTAGAGCCAATTAGTTATGCTGGTGATGCAGGACTTTTACAAAATGTGTGGGATAATTTGCTGACGAATGCTATTAAATATAATGTAGAGGGTGGACAAATACATCTACAATTACAGAAAAAATCTACTTCACTTGAAATCCTTGTGGAGGACAATGGGATGGGGATGACGACAGATCAATTAGCCAAAGTATATGACCGCTTTTATCGCGCAGATGCTTCCAGGACAAAGCAAGGAACAGGTCTAGGACTAGCAATTGTCAAACAGATTGTAGAGCTACACGGAGGTACTATTCAGATGGAAAGTACGATGCATGTCGGTACAAAGGTTTATATTCATTTACCAGTCTTGTCATAA